A region from the Candidatus Methylomirabilota bacterium genome encodes:
- a CDS encoding carboxymuconolactone decarboxylase family protein has protein sequence MAKAATRRKGGTSNGNPKDRNARADALIARMTQARGYIYPEWEFAARQDPDFVETYNRIYELSLGEGRHVSAKVREFVAIAVLAFRGAERAGLVAHMKRAIRLGATREELFEVLETCLVPGGAPTFHRGLSALMEVKD, from the coding sequence ATGGCCAAGGCCGCGACTCGACGCAAGGGCGGCACCAGCAACGGCAACCCGAAGGACCGAAATGCGCGCGCCGACGCGCTGATCGCGCGCATGACGCAGGCGCGCGGCTACATCTACCCCGAGTGGGAGTTCGCGGCGCGCCAGGATCCGGACTTCGTGGAGACCTACAATCGCATCTACGAGCTGAGCCTGGGCGAGGGGCGCCACGTCTCCGCCAAGGTGCGCGAGTTCGTCGCGATCGCGGTGCTCGCCTTCCGCGGCGCCGAGCGCGCCGGCCTGGTCGCCCACATGAAGCGTGCCATTCGCCTCGGCGCCACCCGCGAGGAGCTGTTCGAGGTGCTCGAGACCTGCCTGGTCCCCGGCGGGGCGCCCACGTTCCACCGCGGCCTCAGCGCGCTGATGGAGGTCAAGGACTGA
- a CDS encoding LLM class flavin-dependent oxidoreductase encodes MATEFGVLIPTREAIMSGRPETGPLLAMADRAEAAGFDSVWIGDSITARPRHEPLTLMAAIAGRTKRVRLGTGVLLPALRPPVVLAHIVGTLDRAAEGRLILGVGIATDAPPIRKEFASVGVPFERRVGRFLETLEICRALWRGDNVSFSGKHFTLDGITVEPKPHRPGGPPIWIGGSGPTALREAARFDAWFPTGPSVEDFAAKLPGVLAAAKAAGRPADAVTGAAYVTLALDPDRAAAERRLHEFLETYYGTTAKVIMARQATYAGPLEGCAEWLQRWIDAGARHLCLRFAGGDQLAQVDETAKKLLPRLTRR; translated from the coding sequence ATGGCGACGGAATTCGGCGTGCTCATCCCCACCCGCGAGGCCATCATGTCGGGGCGGCCCGAAACGGGGCCGCTCCTCGCCATGGCTGATCGCGCGGAGGCGGCGGGGTTCGACTCGGTGTGGATCGGCGACTCCATCACGGCGCGGCCCCGCCACGAGCCCCTCACGCTGATGGCGGCGATCGCCGGCCGCACGAAGCGCGTGCGCTTGGGCACTGGCGTGTTGCTTCCCGCGCTGCGCCCGCCCGTGGTCCTGGCGCACATCGTCGGCACTCTCGACCGCGCCGCCGAGGGACGGCTGATCCTCGGCGTGGGTATCGCCACCGATGCCCCGCCCATCCGGAAGGAGTTCGCCTCGGTGGGCGTGCCGTTCGAGCGGCGCGTGGGCCGCTTCCTCGAGACGCTGGAGATCTGCCGCGCGCTCTGGAGGGGCGACAATGTCTCGTTCAGCGGCAAGCACTTCACCCTCGACGGCATCACCGTCGAGCCGAAGCCACACCGTCCCGGCGGCCCGCCCATCTGGATCGGAGGCAGCGGCCCGACCGCGCTTCGCGAGGCGGCGCGCTTCGACGCCTGGTTCCCGACCGGGCCCAGCGTGGAGGACTTCGCCGCAAAGCTCCCCGGCGTGCTGGCCGCCGCGAAGGCGGCGGGGCGGCCGGCCGACGCCGTCACGGGCGCCGCCTACGTGACGCTCGCGCTCGATCCCGACCGCGCCGCCGCGGAGCGACGTCTCCACGAGTTCCTGGAGACCTACTACGGGACGACCGCGAAGGTGATCATGGCGCGCCAGGCCACCTACGCGGGTCCGCTCGAGGGCTGCGCCGAGTGGCTGCAGCGCTGGATCGACGCGGGCGCCCGGCACCTCTGCCTGCGCTTCGCGGGCGGCGATCAGCTCGCCCAGGTGGACGAGACGGCGAAGAAGCTCCTGCCGCGGCTCACCCGCCGCTGA
- a CDS encoding TauD/TfdA family dioxygenase, protein MVEVKRLGREVGAEIHGVDVKTLDDVGFAAIYRTWLDANVVVIPGQELAIEDFLRYSRRFGVVVPHPSKSTRHPDHPEITMLGVNKFGPDGALDMAIYRRGAEGWHTDGAYDDEPFKATQLYALAVPSRGGDTFFASMYAAYDALPDRLKNRLEGKTGAFTYGGRRKATALLNEEDKHLPPAFHPIIRTHPETGRKALYFDPGKILRIEGLEAAESDAVIDELTERMIVPGGEYRHHWCQGDIVIWDNRCSYHRAAGDYPPEEDRIHWRVSIKERT, encoded by the coding sequence ATGGTGGAGGTCAAGCGCCTGGGACGGGAGGTCGGCGCCGAGATTCACGGCGTCGACGTGAAGACGCTGGACGACGTTGGCTTCGCCGCCATCTACCGCACGTGGCTCGATGCCAACGTGGTGGTGATCCCGGGCCAGGAGCTCGCGATCGAGGACTTCCTGCGCTACAGCCGCCGGTTCGGGGTCGTGGTGCCGCATCCCTCGAAGTCGACGCGGCATCCCGACCATCCCGAGATCACCATGCTGGGCGTGAACAAGTTCGGGCCCGACGGCGCGCTCGACATGGCCATCTACCGGCGGGGCGCGGAGGGCTGGCACACCGACGGCGCCTACGACGACGAGCCCTTCAAGGCCACCCAGCTCTATGCCCTCGCGGTGCCGAGCCGGGGGGGCGACACGTTCTTCGCCAGCATGTACGCGGCGTACGACGCCCTGCCAGACCGCCTCAAGAATCGGCTCGAGGGCAAGACGGGCGCGTTCACCTACGGCGGCCGCAGGAAGGCCACCGCGCTCCTGAACGAGGAGGACAAGCACCTCCCGCCCGCCTTCCACCCCATCATCCGCACGCACCCGGAGACCGGACGCAAGGCGCTGTACTTCGACCCGGGCAAGATCCTCCGCATCGAGGGCCTCGAGGCCGCGGAGAGCGACGCGGTGATCGACGAATTGACGGAACGGATGATCGTGCCCGGCGGCGAATATCGCCACCACTGGTGCCAGGGCGACATCGTGATCTGGGACAATCGCTGCTCCTACCACCGGGCGGCGGGCGACTATCCTCCCGAGGAAGACCGGATCCACTGGCGCGTCTCGATCAAGGAGCGGACATGA
- a CDS encoding ABC transporter substrate-binding protein → MRPPARIAIASLAALLLVALAGPVAAAPEGTMVWGLHVTLASRWLDPIDTEAFINQFMVLYALHDALVKPMPPGDNTPSLAESWTMSKDGLTYDFVIRKNARFHNGDPVTAEDAKFSFERYRGAAAKLLKERVREVQVVDAQRVRFILKEPWPDFMTFYGTSATGAAWIVPKKYVEKVGEDGFIKAPIGAGPYRFVSFQPGISLVMEAFEGYWRKVPSVKRLVFRSMPDETTRAAALRAGDVDIVYLLSGPTAEDVKKAPGLRLAAARPPGVVFLDLPEQWEPKSPWADRRVRLAASHALDRTGLNNAETLGMSRTTGGLVPRTLDFAKVYEPPAYDPALAKRLLAEAGFPNGFDAGELTPFPPFFSLAEGIGNYLQTVGIRTRLRTMERAAFLTAWREKKLRGVIMGLGAPAGNAATRIEVYVSKSGIYSNGVVPEIEDLFARQARELDRSKREAMLGQIQQIMHDRVMHVPIYELAFLWGVGPRVEEACVDHIKGFSYSAPYEDLKLKAGAKSRD, encoded by the coding sequence ATGAGACCCCCCGCCCGGATCGCGATCGCCTCTCTGGCCGCTCTCCTCCTCGTCGCCCTCGCCGGGCCGGTCGCCGCCGCGCCCGAGGGCACCATGGTCTGGGGGCTTCACGTCACCCTGGCCTCGCGCTGGCTGGATCCCATCGACACCGAGGCCTTCATCAATCAGTTCATGGTCCTCTATGCGCTCCATGACGCGCTCGTGAAGCCCATGCCGCCGGGCGACAACACGCCGAGCCTCGCCGAGTCGTGGACCATGTCGAAGGACGGCCTGACCTACGACTTCGTGATCCGCAAGAACGCCCGGTTCCACAACGGCGACCCCGTGACCGCCGAGGACGCCAAGTTCTCGTTCGAGCGCTATCGCGGCGCCGCCGCCAAGCTCTTGAAGGAGCGCGTGCGCGAGGTGCAGGTGGTGGACGCGCAGCGCGTGCGCTTCATCTTGAAGGAGCCCTGGCCCGACTTCATGACCTTCTACGGCACCTCGGCCACCGGCGCGGCGTGGATCGTGCCGAAGAAGTACGTGGAGAAGGTGGGCGAGGACGGCTTCATCAAGGCGCCCATCGGCGCGGGGCCGTATCGCTTCGTGAGCTTCCAGCCGGGCATCTCGCTGGTGATGGAGGCGTTCGAGGGCTACTGGAGAAAGGTCCCGTCGGTGAAGCGACTGGTCTTCCGCAGCATGCCCGACGAGACCACGCGCGCCGCCGCCCTTCGTGCGGGCGACGTGGACATCGTCTATCTTTTGAGCGGGCCCACCGCGGAGGACGTGAAGAAGGCGCCGGGCCTGCGCCTGGCCGCCGCGCGCCCGCCCGGTGTGGTGTTCCTCGATCTTCCCGAGCAGTGGGAGCCGAAGTCGCCGTGGGCCGATCGCCGGGTGCGGCTGGCCGCCAGCCACGCCCTCGACCGCACGGGTCTCAACAACGCTGAGACCCTGGGCATGTCGCGCACCACCGGCGGGCTCGTCCCCCGCACGCTCGACTTCGCCAAGGTGTACGAGCCGCCCGCCTACGACCCCGCGCTGGCCAAGCGCCTTCTCGCGGAGGCCGGCTTCCCCAACGGCTTCGACGCCGGGGAGCTCACCCCGTTTCCCCCGTTCTTCTCGCTGGCGGAGGGCATCGGCAACTACCTCCAGACCGTCGGCATCCGCACGCGCCTCCGCACCATGGAGCGCGCGGCCTTCCTCACCGCATGGCGCGAGAAGAAGCTCCGGGGCGTCATCATGGGCCTGGGCGCGCCCGCCGGCAATGCCGCCACGCGCATCGAGGTATACGTCAGCAAGAGCGGCATCTACTCGAACGGCGTGGTGCCGGAGATCGAGGACCTCTTCGCGCGACAGGCGCGCGAGCTCGACCGGAGCAAGCGCGAGGCGATGCTGGGGCAGATCCAGCAGATCATGCACGACCGCGTGATGCACGTGCCCATCTACGAGCTGGCCTTCCTCTGGGGGGTGGGCCCGCGCGTGGAGGAGGCGTGCGTGGACCACATCAAGGGCTTCTCCTACTCCGCGCCGTACGAGGACCTCAAGCTCAAGGCGGGCGCGAAGAGCCGGGATTAG
- a CDS encoding amidohydrolase family protein — MIAFMDCGAGGPGGIGSGAPAVRRRDVVVSGKRVKTVDVHAHCGLPEAMALMGLTFTTDALLMATPGDRLRAMDQQGIDVEALSINPFWYGADRDVAEKLIRMQNESLAEACAAHPDRFVAFASVALQHPELAAQQLEEGVKKYNLRGAAIGGSVEGAELSDPRFHPFWAKAEALDVLIFIHPQGTAELEKTTRLAGNGVLTNTIGNPLETTIALSHLIFEGTLDRFPGLKICAAHGGGYLPSYAARSDAIMTTFPQRITKSLKKKPTEYVRQLYFDSIVFTGEALRHLAAEAGPGQIVMGTDYPYPWTSTSVDHILGAPGFSDAERAAMLGGTAAALLGIGGQP, encoded by the coding sequence ATGATCGCGTTCATGGACTGCGGCGCCGGCGGGCCGGGCGGCATCGGGAGCGGCGCGCCGGCCGTCCGCCGCCGCGACGTCGTGGTGAGCGGCAAGCGCGTGAAGACGGTGGACGTGCACGCCCACTGCGGGCTCCCCGAGGCGATGGCGTTGATGGGCCTCACGTTCACGACGGATGCCCTCCTGATGGCGACGCCAGGGGATCGCCTCCGTGCCATGGACCAGCAGGGCATCGACGTGGAAGCGCTCAGCATCAACCCCTTCTGGTACGGAGCGGATCGCGACGTGGCCGAGAAGCTGATCCGGATGCAGAACGAGTCGCTGGCCGAGGCCTGTGCGGCCCACCCGGACCGCTTCGTCGCCTTCGCCTCGGTCGCGCTCCAGCATCCGGAGCTGGCCGCCCAGCAGCTCGAGGAGGGCGTGAAGAAGTACAACCTCCGCGGCGCCGCGATCGGTGGCAGCGTGGAGGGCGCGGAGCTCTCCGACCCGCGCTTCCATCCCTTCTGGGCCAAGGCGGAAGCCCTCGACGTGCTGATCTTCATCCACCCGCAGGGCACCGCCGAGCTCGAGAAGACGACGCGGCTCGCCGGCAACGGCGTGCTCACCAACACCATCGGCAACCCGCTCGAGACCACCATCGCGCTCTCACATCTGATCTTCGAGGGCACCCTGGACCGCTTCCCCGGGCTCAAGATCTGCGCGGCGCACGGCGGGGGCTACCTGCCCTCCTACGCCGCGCGCTCCGACGCGATCATGACCACGTTCCCCCAGCGGATCACGAAGAGCCTCAAGAAGAAGCCCACGGAGTATGTGCGCCAGCTCTACTTCGACTCGATCGTGTTCACCGGCGAGGCGCTGCGCCATCTCGCCGCCGAGGCGGGCCCCGGCCAGATCGTGATGGGCACGGACTACCCCTATCCCTGGACGAGCACCTCGGTGGACCACATCCTCGGCGCGCCGGGCTTCTCGGACGCCGAGCGGGCGGCGATGCTGGGCGGCACCGCGGCGGCGCTACTGGGCATCGGAGGACAGCCATGA
- a CDS encoding amidohydrolase family protein, with amino-acid sequence MTMRIVDSQVHLWAAESPTRPWPPGRAKEAQKPYQIVKETLLFQMDLAGVNRMVLVPPSWEGDRNDMALEAARAYPDRFAVMGRLDLGEPKSQDLVAGWRRQAGMLGMRFTFHNEHYRHFLTEGTADWLWPAAEKAGVPLMVLVPGLLDHLDRIAGKHPGLRLVIDHVGIAVRGKAPQVFEELPKVLALAKHPNVSVKASGMPSLSAQPYPFPDLHDAIHRMVDAFGPRRVFWGTDLTRMPCTYYECITLFTQHLPWLKGEDLEWVMGRGVCEWLGWPLPRQ; translated from the coding sequence ATGACCATGCGCATCGTCGACTCGCAGGTGCATCTCTGGGCGGCGGAGTCCCCCACCCGGCCGTGGCCGCCCGGCCGCGCCAAGGAAGCCCAGAAGCCGTATCAGATCGTCAAGGAGACGCTGTTGTTCCAGATGGACCTGGCGGGTGTGAACCGCATGGTGCTGGTGCCGCCCTCCTGGGAGGGCGATCGGAACGACATGGCCCTCGAGGCCGCGCGGGCCTATCCCGACCGCTTCGCGGTGATGGGGCGGCTCGACCTCGGCGAGCCGAAGAGCCAGGACCTCGTGGCCGGCTGGCGCCGGCAGGCCGGCATGCTCGGCATGCGCTTCACCTTCCACAACGAGCACTACCGCCACTTCCTCACCGAGGGCACGGCGGACTGGCTCTGGCCGGCGGCGGAGAAGGCGGGCGTCCCGCTGATGGTGCTGGTGCCAGGCCTGCTCGATCACCTCGACCGCATCGCGGGCAAGCATCCCGGCCTCAGGCTCGTGATCGATCACGTGGGGATCGCGGTGCGCGGCAAAGCGCCCCAAGTGTTCGAGGAGCTGCCGAAGGTGCTGGCCTTGGCCAAGCATCCGAACGTCTCGGTGAAGGCCTCGGGCATGCCGTCGCTCTCCGCCCAGCCCTACCCCTTCCCCGATCTCCACGACGCCATTCACCGCATGGTCGACGCGTTCGGCCCGCGACGGGTCTTCTGGGGCACGGATCTCACGCGCATGCCCTGCACCTACTACGAGTGCATCACGCTCTTCACCCAGCATCTGCCTTGGCTCAAGGGCGAGGACCTCGAATGGGTGATGGGGCGCGGCGTCTGCGAGTGGCTGGGCTGGCCGCTGCCGCGGCAGTAG
- a CDS encoding amidohydrolase family protein — MNRTLFANTTILDGSGAAPYAGDVLVEGARIAAVQRGGGLRADDARVIDGAGATLMPGLIEPHGHLSYPDAARNSDFTRLPPEEHVLVTMRNAELVLDCGYTSVLSAASAKPRLDVVIRNEINAGRIPGPRYLANGPELTVSGGLGDENALHLPHNETPTFAWVVDGPDEVRKACRVLVREGVDLLKLNLSGDTGPRNSRFERSVMTDAEVAAAMEIARAADVRMCAHARSAESVKMCVRHDIDIIYHATFADEEALDLLEARRDRVFVGPALGLTYQACHAAGDWGFTPAMARQMGLERELEVAVETMGKMRKRGIRVLPGGDYGFAWNPHGTYARDLLLFVDFLGFTPMETLVAATKMGGEIMGLGHELGQVKPGYLADLLLVDGDPLTDIKRLQNRDALLAIMKDGSLHKAP; from the coding sequence ATGAACCGGACGCTCTTCGCCAACACCACCATCCTCGACGGCAGCGGCGCCGCGCCCTATGCGGGCGACGTGCTGGTGGAGGGCGCGCGCATCGCCGCCGTCCAGCGCGGCGGCGGGCTCCGGGCGGACGACGCGCGCGTCATCGACGGCGCGGGCGCGACCCTCATGCCCGGGCTCATCGAGCCCCACGGGCATCTGAGCTATCCGGACGCCGCGCGGAACTCGGACTTCACGCGCCTGCCGCCCGAGGAGCACGTCCTCGTCACGATGCGGAACGCCGAGCTGGTCCTGGACTGCGGCTACACGAGCGTGCTCTCCGCCGCCTCGGCCAAGCCGCGGCTCGACGTGGTGATCCGCAACGAGATCAACGCCGGGCGTATCCCCGGGCCGCGCTATCTCGCCAATGGCCCCGAGCTCACCGTCAGCGGCGGGCTCGGCGACGAAAACGCGCTGCATCTCCCCCACAACGAGACGCCGACCTTCGCCTGGGTGGTCGACGGGCCCGACGAGGTCCGCAAGGCCTGCCGCGTGCTCGTGCGCGAGGGCGTGGACCTCCTGAAGCTGAACCTCTCGGGCGACACCGGGCCCCGCAACAGCCGCTTCGAACGATCAGTCATGACGGACGCCGAGGTCGCGGCGGCCATGGAGATCGCCCGGGCCGCGGACGTGCGCATGTGCGCGCACGCGCGCAGCGCGGAATCCGTGAAGATGTGCGTGCGCCACGATATCGACATCATCTACCACGCCACGTTCGCCGACGAGGAAGCGCTGGACCTCCTCGAGGCGCGGCGCGACCGGGTCTTCGTGGGCCCGGCGCTCGGCCTCACCTATCAGGCCTGCCACGCCGCCGGCGATTGGGGCTTCACGCCGGCGATGGCCCGCCAGATGGGCCTCGAGCGCGAGCTCGAGGTTGCCGTCGAGACCATGGGCAAGATGCGCAAGCGCGGGATCCGCGTCTTGCCCGGCGGGGACTACGGCTTCGCGTGGAATCCCCACGGGACCTACGCGCGGGATCTCCTGCTCTTCGTGGACTTCCTGGGCTTCACGCCGATGGAGACGCTGGTCGCGGCCACGAAGATGGGCGGCGAGATCATGGGGCTCGGCCACGAGCTCGGCCAGGTCAAGCCCGGCTATCTGGCCGACCTGCTCCTGGTCGACGGCGATCCGCTGACCGACATCAAGCGGCTACAGAATCGCGACGCGCTCCTCGCGATCATGAAGGACGGCAGTCTCCACAAGGCGCCGTAG
- a CDS encoding cobyrinate a,c-diamide synthase: protein MSRLIVVVGVASGVGKTTVTLGLMEAFRRRGLAVQGFKIGPDFIDPGFHEIATGRPSYNLDGWMCGRDHVLATVARHAEGADLAIVEGVMGCFDGVEATSDEGSTAQIAKWLEAPVVLVVDAQAQARSAAAVVLGFEQFDPATKLAAVIVNKVAGDRHARGIREAVAMRCTAPVVGALPHDAQIALSERHLGLVTAGEGGFTEAKRAQLAAVTERAVDLDALLALAVPAPRTIDVRSSPIPAVRRVRLGVAHDDAFCFYYRENLALLRAAGADLVYWSPLTDRALPPVDGLYLGGGYPELHGQALGANAAMRRAVRDFAEGGGAVYAECGGLMYLAEALEDLAGDPFPMVGLLPATVRMRPRRMTLSYTEVTLQADSPLGAAGTLARGHEFHFSTLDPVPPSVERVYRLRRRGGDEGVEGYRIGNALLSYVHLHFGSNPELAAGLVRACARRVKP from the coding sequence GTGTCTCGCCTCATCGTCGTCGTCGGGGTGGCAAGCGGAGTCGGCAAGACCACCGTCACCCTCGGACTGATGGAAGCATTCCGCCGGCGCGGGTTGGCGGTGCAGGGATTCAAGATCGGTCCGGACTTCATCGATCCCGGCTTTCACGAGATCGCTACCGGGCGCCCTTCGTACAACCTCGACGGCTGGATGTGCGGGCGCGATCACGTCCTGGCCACGGTCGCGCGGCACGCCGAGGGGGCGGACCTCGCGATTGTCGAGGGCGTGATGGGCTGCTTCGACGGCGTCGAGGCGACGAGCGACGAGGGCTCGACCGCGCAGATCGCGAAGTGGCTGGAGGCCCCCGTCGTTCTCGTCGTGGACGCCCAGGCCCAGGCCCGCAGCGCGGCGGCCGTGGTGCTGGGATTCGAGCAATTCGATCCCGCGACGAAGCTGGCGGCGGTGATCGTCAACAAAGTCGCGGGAGACCGGCATGCGCGTGGCATCCGGGAAGCCGTCGCGATGCGCTGTACCGCGCCGGTTGTCGGCGCCCTTCCCCACGATGCGCAGATCGCGCTTTCCGAGCGCCACCTGGGTCTCGTGACCGCCGGAGAGGGCGGCTTTACGGAGGCCAAGCGAGCCCAACTGGCCGCGGTCACCGAGAGGGCGGTGGACCTCGATGCGCTCCTGGCCCTCGCCGTCCCGGCGCCAAGGACCATTGATGTCCGTAGCTCCCCAATCCCCGCGGTCCGCCGCGTTCGGCTCGGGGTCGCCCACGACGACGCCTTCTGCTTCTACTACCGAGAGAACCTGGCCCTCCTCCGGGCGGCCGGCGCCGACCTCGTCTACTGGAGCCCGCTCACCGATCGCGCGCTGCCGCCGGTGGACGGGCTCTATCTGGGCGGTGGCTACCCAGAGCTGCACGGCCAGGCGCTCGGCGCGAACGCCGCGATGCGGAGGGCGGTGCGGGACTTCGCGGAGGGGGGAGGAGCGGTGTACGCGGAGTGCGGTGGGCTCATGTATCTGGCGGAGGCCCTCGAGGATCTCGCCGGCGACCCGTTTCCCATGGTGGGGCTGCTGCCTGCCACGGTGCGCATGCGGCCGCGCCGAATGACGCTGAGCTACACGGAGGTGACGCTCCAGGCCGACTCCCCGCTCGGCGCGGCAGGAACGCTCGCCCGCGGCCACGAGTTCCACTTCTCGACCCTCGATCCGGTGCCGCCCTCGGTGGAGCGGGTCTATCGTCTGCGCCGGCGCGGCGGCGATGAAGGGGTCGAGGGCTATCGGATCGGGAACGCCCTGCTGAGCTACGTTCACCTGCACTTCGGGTCGAACCCCGAGCTCGCCGCCGGGCTCGTCCGCGCGTGCGCCCGACGGGTCAAGCCATGA
- a CDS encoding dienelactone hydrolase family protein, which produces MTIDARMLTQEADGIPGYMAKVGGAGARPGVLMVHHAHGVTADYKIDAYRLAQLGYNVLVPDLFNMFGVGGTNHIGMGADLQAKHGDDEFLGKMDEAWQYLTTRMGADPARTACIGHCMGGRLLIPFAADHPQVKAIVLYYPSVRDEPETSHRPRHAFKLAPTLKCATLVFAGGLDYIATPAIQAPLWEALRGNNQPVEWHYFSDANHGFRHPDNAGFQPHYADVAWPLVTEFLQRRV; this is translated from the coding sequence ATGACCATCGACGCACGTATGCTCACGCAGGAGGCCGACGGCATCCCCGGCTACATGGCGAAGGTGGGCGGCGCCGGCGCGCGCCCCGGCGTGCTGATGGTCCACCACGCCCACGGCGTGACCGCCGATTACAAGATCGACGCCTATCGCCTCGCCCAGCTCGGCTACAACGTGCTCGTGCCCGATCTCTTCAACATGTTCGGCGTCGGCGGCACGAATCACATCGGCATGGGGGCGGATCTCCAGGCCAAGCACGGGGACGACGAGTTCCTCGGCAAGATGGACGAGGCGTGGCAATACCTCACCACCCGCATGGGCGCCGACCCGGCGCGCACCGCGTGCATCGGGCACTGCATGGGCGGGCGGCTCCTGATCCCCTTCGCCGCCGACCATCCCCAGGTGAAGGCGATCGTCCTCTACTACCCCTCGGTGCGCGACGAGCCGGAGACCTCGCATCGCCCGCGCCACGCCTTCAAGCTGGCGCCCACGCTCAAGTGCGCGACCCTGGTCTTCGCGGGCGGGCTCGACTACATCGCGACACCAGCGATCCAGGCGCCCCTGTGGGAGGCGCTCCGCGGCAACAACCAGCCGGTGGAGTGGCACTACTTCTCGGACGCCAACCACGGCTTCCGGCATCCCGACAACGCGGGCTTCCAGCCGCACTACGCGGATGTGGCGTGGCCGCTGGTGACGGAGTTCCTGCAGCGGCGGGTCTAG
- a CDS encoding thiamine pyrophosphate-dependent enzyme — MRKTITGTGGMLLIQTLKDAGVEYLFTNPGSAETGIFAALAETEEPRLVVAKHEGLVAAMADGYHRLSGKVGVAIAHVMGGSYQLAGQLFNAQVAGSSLLVVAGDWMSEQQDYRGLAPFPGLSQAESMRPLMKEARCAYQVGVDPAAITVATTRALREATTYPTGPVYLSISAALLNQEGLEAQIGEEAAYRIEGVAPARMESVEAIARRLGAAKCPVLMFGDDVTRQGAQAEAIALAELLEAPVFASRQIFPNFPSRHALFCGGYPVSADFKKVAGLTPDLIFLVGCQGVHGPVGEPSVMQIGPNPLLMGRHYPLDVAVQCELRGTLRALAEALPRVHPAAAAAWKRQREKVRGYAASLIRKEEDLVREHEHDAIVHPAVLEAHLAEILPRETAMVQESSTARATLLPLGHGGMWWTRSGGGSLGFGVGAAIGAKIAAGRERPVTLHLGDGALTYSAAGFWTMARYNTAVLTVVTNNDTYQIVRHNWARQMPDTKMVREGKYPGLQLSGPATDYVALARAQGVDGERVTTVKELEPALRRGVEKTTKENRPYLLDVKVQQEGVGADSAWTEAWQM, encoded by the coding sequence ATGCGAAAAACCATCACCGGCACCGGCGGCATGCTCCTCATCCAGACCCTCAAGGACGCGGGCGTCGAGTACCTGTTCACCAATCCGGGTTCGGCGGAGACCGGCATCTTCGCCGCCCTCGCCGAGACCGAGGAACCCCGTTTGGTCGTCGCCAAGCACGAGGGGCTGGTCGCCGCCATGGCCGACGGCTATCACCGGCTGAGCGGCAAGGTGGGCGTCGCGATCGCCCACGTCATGGGCGGCTCGTATCAGCTCGCGGGCCAGCTCTTCAACGCCCAGGTCGCGGGCTCTTCCTTGCTGGTCGTTGCGGGAGACTGGATGTCGGAGCAGCAGGACTATCGCGGGCTGGCGCCGTTCCCGGGGCTGAGCCAGGCGGAGTCGATGCGCCCGCTGATGAAGGAGGCGCGCTGCGCCTATCAGGTCGGCGTCGATCCCGCCGCCATCACCGTGGCCACCACGCGCGCGCTGCGCGAGGCCACGACCTACCCCACCGGCCCGGTCTATCTCTCGATCAGCGCGGCCCTGCTCAACCAGGAAGGGCTCGAGGCCCAGATCGGCGAGGAGGCGGCGTATCGCATCGAGGGCGTGGCGCCCGCGCGCATGGAGAGTGTGGAAGCGATCGCGCGGCGGCTCGGCGCGGCGAAGTGTCCGGTGCTCATGTTCGGCGACGACGTGACGCGCCAGGGCGCGCAGGCCGAGGCCATCGCGCTGGCCGAGCTGCTGGAGGCGCCGGTGTTCGCGAGCCGCCAGATCTTCCCGAACTTCCCCTCGCGCCACGCACTCTTCTGCGGGGGCTACCCGGTGTCGGCCGACTTCAAGAAGGTGGCGGGGCTCACGCCCGACCTGATCTTCCTCGTCGGCTGCCAGGGCGTGCACGGCCCGGTGGGCGAGCCGAGCGTGATGCAGATCGGGCCCAACCCGCTGCTCATGGGCCGCCACTATCCACTGGACGTGGCGGTGCAGTGCGAGCTGCGCGGGACCCTCCGGGCGCTCGCCGAGGCGCTGCCGCGCGTGCATCCCGCCGCCGCCGCGGCCTGGAAGCGCCAGCGCGAGAAGGTGCGCGGGTACGCCGCGAGCCTCATCAGGAAGGAAGAGGACCTCGTGCGCGAGCACGAGCACGACGCGATCGTGCACCCGGCGGTGCTGGAGGCGCATCTCGCCGAGATCCTCCCGCGCGAGACCGCGATGGTGCAGGAGAGCAGCACCGCCCGCGCCACGCTCTTGCCCCTGGGCCACGGCGGGATGTGGTGGACCCGCAGCGGCGGCGGCTCGCTAGGCTTCGGGGTTGGCGCGGCCATCGGCGCCAAGATCGCGGCGGGCCGCGAACGGCCGGTGACCCTGCACCTGGGCGACGGCGCGCTGACCTACAGCGCGGCGGGGTTCTGGACGATGGCGCGCTACAACACCGCCGTGCTCACCGTGGTGACGAACAACGACACGTATCAGATCGTGCGCCACAACTGGGCGCGTCAGATGCCGGACACCAAGATGGTGCGCGAGGGGAAGTACCCGGGCCTCCAGCTCAGCGGCCCCGCCACCGACTACGTGGCGCTGGCGCGCGCGCAGGGCGTGGACGGCGAGCGCGTGACCACGGTGAAGGAGCTGGAGCCCGCGCTGCGCCGCGGGGTGGAGAAGACCACGAAGGAGAACCGCCCGTATCTCCTCGACGTGAAGGTGCAGCAGGAGGGCGTCGGGGCGGATTCGGCCTGGACGGAAGCCTGGCAGATGTAG